From Penicillium psychrofluorescens genome assembly, chromosome: 1, one genomic window encodes:
- a CDS encoding uncharacterized protein (ID:PFLUO_002075-T1.cds;~source:funannotate) codes for MAPQPLPFPGFSPITDRVYLRNGQEKARRAPADEPTTIIIFGWGDGMPKHVSKYADGYHELYPCARIIVVISGTFQASNQPLESRIEAMMPVIDLVFPTPAGDGTEQERVLLHAMSNTGGIFMAASVAAYQQRHGADKKFPHKLLVCDSTPGSLDFASQVGRWSRAMAVGTSKYFPWPFCVTQGLWYSFLWANWGWEQLRGSEPSGVWATRVMMDHSIATTDCTRLYLYSKEDEIIGWEDLEQNVARVKAGGYSVDLEMFEGSPHVGHMRLHPEQYWSKISNSWKAAHGI; via the coding sequence ATGGCTCCGCAGCCACTGCCATTTCCCGGCTTCAGCCCGATAACTGACCGGGTATATCTTCGCAATGGGCAGGAGAAGGCCCGGCGTGCCCCGGCAGACGAGCCAACGACCATCATCATTTTTGGATGGGGCGACGGCATGCCGAAACACGTCTCCAAATATGCCGATGGCTACCATGAGCTCTATCCATGCGCCAGGATCATCGTTGTCATATCGGGGACATTCCAGGCGTCGAACCAACCCCTCGAATCTAGGATTGAAGCCATGATGCCGGTCATTGACTTGGTGTTCCCAACTCCAGCGGGCGACGGCACCGAGCAGGAGCGCGTCCTCTTGCATGCCATGTCAAATACTGGCgggatcttcatggctgccTCTGTCGCCGCATATCAGCAGCGACACGGCGCCGACAAGAAGTTTCCTCACAAGCTACTCGTCTGCGACTCCACGCCGGGCAGTTTGGACTTTGCATCCCAAGTTGGTCGCTGGTCGCGAGCAATGGCAGTTGGAACGTCGAAATACTTCCCCTGGCCCTTTTGTGTCACCCAGGGCCTGTGGTATTCCTTCCTCTGGGCGAATTGGGGATGGGAACAACTGCGCGGCTCCGAGCCGTCGGGTGTTTGGGCCACGAGGGTAATGATGGATCACTCAATCGCGACAACCGATTGTACGAGGCTCTACCTTTACTCCAAGGAAGACGAGATCATTGGCtgggaggatctggagcagaATGTTGCGAGGGTCAAGGCCGGGGGCTACTCGGTCGATCTGGAGATGTTCGAGGGCTCGCCGCATGTCGGACACATGAGGCTGCACCCTGAACAATATTGGAGTAAAATTTCGAATAGCTGGAAAGCGGCGCATGGTATATAA
- a CDS encoding uncharacterized protein (ID:PFLUO_002074-T1.cds;~source:funannotate): MASPSVNNTAPPKLGQKTGNSVAKSRKDSASSAASSKADTTPKSVKKTPLRKKEPAPIPDGEEASVPETPSPKSKKKLDRSEQRLPSSQADDTASQASSSTTRAASGLTSKAKDTANDTAGKAKDTAKDTAGKANDVAGKAQDEAGNAKDTVQDGAEAATDNLPLDLSALKGLEVGDGGQILGQDGNPLGEVVEGDPEDLVGQTVGDDGEILDEEGDLIGRVDLLNDAVDQAKNAPEDAQSKLGDAKDLVTDLAQLEGLPISEGGVIKNAAGNVVGQIVEGNPEDLIGYTLNDEGEIVDDDGDAIGRADLVPVEEQQKAIEEAANDATEEADDAKGDAEDQFEDAQDGIPDADDAKDTAEDAAEDAKDTAEETGEDAKATAEETAEDAQDTAEETAEDAQDTAEDAAEEAEQRIPGIETLEGLKCNKRGYIVDQESGKPVGEVTEGDPKKLSKMGATLDDKGQFWDNRGNVIGKAKALPVEDDNDEEGPFSGLEGLVVGKEGWVEDENQTRVGKLVEGDAKKLIGRAVDEDGEVLDRNGNVLGRAERYEEPEEQEEEPIDLSSLNGLSCNKAGFVIGSEGFPIGRVVEGNPKELVGKKIEDGEIYDGKKKVGRVELIPEDERESKEEGPFAGMESLVVNKDGFVEDEDGTIVGQLTEGDPKKLRGRAVDEDGEITDKYGNVKGRAEPYEQPEEEAPEEDDLSALEGKVVNKMGNVVDPATGAVVGRIVEGDKRLAGRKVDGKGQVWGDNGKVVGRAELIPGAEEQKAEGPFFGFDNAEVGKDGVVVDGDRIIGRLTEGDAKRLMGRKVDEDGDVMDKNGNTIGKAERWEPEEKQRDVNPMSGRKVNKEGEVRDADGNLIGKLTDGNLATLVGKAIDDNGFVVDNDGNKLGECTLLENIPEEEPEGPTEEEQKAENDRELAKKMTGILRQTLEQVKPVCNMITEHLEKADRTPKEELDEEKLVENVKPLLEEGGRILGECNGAIRALDPDGRIASTAKARAASSEASPEEYQLADLLKELTETVVKTIDNGRKRVADMPHAKKELNPLWGLLSEPLFQIIAAVGLLLTGVLNLLGRLLDGLGLGGLLDGILGSLGLDKLVQGLGLGGVTDALGLGK; the protein is encoded by the exons ATGGCGTCTCCCTCAGTGAACAACACAGCACCCCCCAAGCTCGGCCAGAAGACCGGTAACTCGGTCGCCAAGTCACGCAAGGACTCTGCCTCCAGCGCCGCCTCGAGCAAAGCCGACACAACCCCCAAGTCCGTCAAGAAGACTCCgctgcgcaagaaggagcCCGCACCCATCCCCGACGGCGAAGAGGCATCGGTGCCCGAGACCCCATCGCccaagtcgaagaagaagcttgATCGCTCGGAGCAGCGTCTTCCTAGCTCTCAAGCTGACGACACCGCGTCTCAGGCGTCCAGCTCGACGACTCGTGCTGCGTCGGGGCTGACCAGCAAGGCAAAAGATACCGCCAACGATACCGCCGGCAAGGCCAAAGATACCGCCAAAGATACCGCCGGCAAGGCCAACGATGTCGCCGGCAAGGCACAGGATGAAGCCGGCAATGCAAAGGATACCGTCCAGGATGGTGCCGAAGCTGCCACCGACAACCTGCCTCTGGACCTGTCCGCGCTCAAGGGTCTCGAGGTCGGAGATGGTGGCCAAATCCTAGGCCAGGACGGTAACCCCCTGGGTGAAGTGGTCGAAGGTGATCCCGAGGACCTGGTTGGCCAGACcgttggcgatgatggcgagatcttggacgaggagggcgacCTCATTGGCCGTGTGGACCTCCTCAACGACGCTGTCGACCAGGCCAAGAATGCTCCCGAGGACGCCCAATCGAAGCTCGGCGATGCCAAGGACCTGGTTACGGACCTCGCTCAGCTGGAGGGCCTGCCTATCTCCGAGGGCGGCGTGATCAAGAACGCCGCCGGCAATGTCGTCGGTCAGATTGTCGAGGGCAATCCAGAGGATCTGATCGGATACACTCTCAACGACGAAGGCGAGAttgtcgacgacgatggcgatgCTATTGGCCGCGCGGATCTGGTCCCGGTCGAAGAGCAGCAGAAGGCCATTGAAGAAGCTGCCAATGATGCCACGGAGGAGGCTGACGATGCCAAGGGCGACGCTGAAGATCAGTTTGAAGATGCGCAGGATGGCATCCCTGACGCTGATGACGCCAAGGACACCGCggaagacgccgccgaggacgcCAAGGACACTGCCGAAGAGACCGGCGAAGACGCCAAGGCAACCGCCGAAGAGACCGCGGAAGACGCCCAGGACACCGCCGAAGAGACTGCGGAAGACGCCCAGGACACAgccgaagatgccgccgaagaagccgagcagCGAATCCCAGGAATCGAGACCCTCGAGGGCCTGAAGTGCAACAAGCGCGGCTACATCGTCGACCAAGAATCCGGCAAGCCCGTCGGCGAGGTCACCGAAGGCGACCCCAAGAAGCTGTCCAAGATGGGCGCGACGCTGGACGACAAAGGCCAGTTCTGGGACAACCGCGGCAACGTGATCGGCAAGGCGAAGGCGCTCCCTGTTGAAGACGAcaacgacgaagaaggaCCGTTCTCAGGCCTTGAGGGTCTTGTCGTTGGCAAGGAGGGCTGGGTCGAAGACGAGAACCAGACTCGCGTCGGTAAACTTGTTGAGGGAGATGCGAAGAAGCTGATTGGCCGTGCCGTTGATGAAGACGGTGAAGTCCTCGATCGCAATGGTAATGTCCTTGGGCGGGCTGAGCGATATGAGGAGCCCGAGGAacaggaggaggagcctATTGATCTCTCTTCCCTGAACGGCCTCTCCTGCAACAAGGCCGGTTTTGTCATCGGCTCTGAGGGATTCCCCATCGGACGTGTCGTCGAGGGTAACCCGAAGGAGCTGgttggcaagaagatcgaggatggcgagaTCTACgacggcaagaagaaggttggtCGCGTCGAGCTCATTCCCGAGGACGAGCGcgagagcaaggaagaaggtcCGTTCGCCGGCATGGAGAGCCTCGTTGTCAACAAGGACGGATTCgttgaagacgaagacggcaCTATTGTCGGCCAGCTCACCGAAGGCGACCCCAAGAAGCTGCGGGGTCGTgctgtcgatgaagatggagaaaTCACCGACAAGTACGGCAACGTCAAGGGCCGTGCTGAGCCGTACGAGCAACCCGAGGAGGAAGCccccgaggaggatgacctgTCCGCTCTCGAAGGCAAGGTCGTCAACAAGATGGGCAACGTCGTGGACCCTGCCACTGGCGCTGTCGTTGGCCGCATTGTCGAGGGTGACAAGCGACTGGCTGGCCGCAAGGTTGACGGCAAGGGCCAGGTCTGGGGTGACAATGGCAAGGTCGTCGGCCGCGCCGAGCTCATCCCCGGcgccgaggagcagaaggcCGAGGGCCCGTTCTTTGGCTTCGACAACGCAGAGGTCGGCAAGGATGGTGTGGTCGTCGATGGCGATCGCATTATCGGACGTCTGACCGAGGGCGATGCTAAGCGCCTCATGGGTCGCAAGGTCGATGAGGACGGCGATGTCATGGACAAGAACGGCAACACCATCGGCAAGGCTGAGCGCTGGGAgcccgaggagaagcagcGCGATGTCAACCCCATGTCCGGCCGCAAGGTCAACAAGGAGGGTGAGGTGCGCGATGCCGACGGTAACCTCATCGGCAAGCTGACCGACGGTAACCTGGCTACCTTGGTTGGAAAGGCCATTGACGACAACGGCTTTGTTGTTGACAACGACGGCAACAAGCTGGGAGAGTGCACTTTGCTCGAGAACATCcccgaggaagagccggaGGGCCCtacggaggaggagcagaaggcaGAGAAcgaccgcgagctggccaagaagatgactggcatcctccgccagaCCCTGGAACAGGTCAAGCCGGTTTGCAACATGATCACCGAG CACCTCGAGAAAGCCGACCGCACCCCgaaggaagagctggatgaagaaaagCTCGTCGAGAACGTCAAGCCccttctggaagaaggcggccgCATCCTTGGAGAGTGCAATGGTGCCATCCGCGCTCTCGATCCCGATGGTCGCAtcgcctccaccgccaaGGCGCGCGCTGCCTCGAGCGAAGCTTCGCCGGAGGAGTACCAGCTGGCTGATctgctcaaggagctgaCCGAGACGGTGGTCAAGACCATCGACAACGGCCGCAAGCGCGTTGCCGACATGCCTCATGCCAAGAAGGAACTGAACCCGCTCTGGGGTCTGCTCTCCGAGCCGCTGTTCCAGATCATTGCCGCGGTGGGCTTGTTGCTCACTGGTGTTCTGAATCTGCTGGGTCGTCTGCTCGACGGCCTTGGCTTGGGCGGCCTGTTGGATGGTATTCTTGGCTCGCTTGGTTTGGACAAATTGGTTCAGGGCCTGGGACTCGGTGGTGTCACGGATGCCCTGGGACTAGGCAAGTAA